In Deltaproteobacteria bacterium, the genomic window TCGTTCTTGTCGAGGCCGGTCGACGCGGTGATCGTGATCTTCTGCTCCTTCCCCGTCCCCTTGTCCTTCGCGTTGACGTGGAGGATGCCGTTGGCGTCGATGTCGAACGTCACCTCGACCTGCGGGACGCCGCGGGGCGCCGCCGGGATCCCGTCGAGGTGGAACCGGCCGAGCGTCCGGTTGTCGCCGGCCATCTCGCGCTCCCCCTGCAGGACGTGGATCTCGACGCTCGGCTGGCTGTCGGACGCCGTGGTGAACACCTCGCTCTTGCGCACCGGGATCGTGGTGTTGCGCTCGATCAGCCGCGTCATCACTCCGCCCAGAGTCTCGATCCCCAGCGACAGCGGGGTCACGTCGAGCAGGAGCAGGTCCTTCACCTGGCCGCCCAGCACCCCCGCCTGGACCGCCGCGCCGGCCGCCACCACCTCGTCCGGGTTGACGCCCTGATGCGGGTCCTTCCCGAAGAACGCCTTCACCATCTCGACGACCTTCGGGATGCGGGTGGAGCCGCCGACGAGGACGACCTCGTCGATCTTCCCGACCGTGATTCCGGCGTCGCGGACGGCCACCTCGCACGGCTTGAGGGTGCGGTCCAGGATGTCCTGCACCATCTGCTCGAACTTCGCGCGCGACAGCTTCATCTGGAGGTGCTTGGGGCCGGTGGCGTCCGCCGTCACGAACGGCAGGCTGATCTCGGTCTCCATCGTCGAGGAGAGCTCGATCTTCGCCTTCTCGGCCGCCTCCCGCAGCCGCTGCAGCGCGGTGCGGTCCTTCGACAGGTCGATCCCCTGGTCCTTCCGGAACTCGGACACGATCCATTCGATCAGCCGCTGGTCGAGGTTGTCGCCGCCCAGGTGCGTGTCCCCGTTGGTCGACTTCACCTCCACGACGTTGTCCCCCACCTCGAGGATGGAGATGTCGAAGGTGCCGCCGCCGAAGTCGAACACGGCGATCAGCTCGTTCTTCTTCCGGTCGAGGCCGTACGCCAGCGCCGCCGCCGTCGGCTCGTTGATGATCCGAAGGACCTCGAGCCCGGCGATCGTCCCGGCGTCCTTGGTCGCCTGGCGCTGGGAGTCGTTGAAGTAGGCGGGGACCGTGATGACCGCCTGCTTCACCTCTTCGCCCAGGTACGTCTCGGCCGCCTTCTTCAGCTTGCCGAGGACCATCGCGGAGACCTGCTGCGGGGTGTACTCCTTCCCTCCCGCCAGCACGCGCGCGTCCTGGTTGCCGCCCTGGACGACCTTGTACGGGACCAGGCGGGTCTCCTCGCCCACCTCGTCGTACCGCCGCCCCATGAACCGCTTGATGGAGAAGATCGTGTTCTCGGGGTTCAGCACCGCCTGGCGCTTCGCCACCTGGCCCACGAGGATCTGGCCGTCCTTGCCGAAGCCGACGACCGAGGGCGTGAGCCGCCCCCCCTCCTCGTTGATGAGCACCTTGGGTTCGCTCCCCTCCATCACCGCCACCACGGAGTTGGTCGTCCCCAGGTCGATCCCGATGATCTTGGCCATGATATGCGCTCCTTCCGGTTATTATCCGTGTCTTCCACCCTGAAATAGAACAATTCCCGTGCCATCCAGGGCTCGAGAGGCGAACAATCAACAACGACTTGTTTCAATTAGGGAACTTTACCGCTGAGGGGCGAATTCCGAATGCGGGCTGGACAAGATGCGCGTCATATTGGCGCTAAACCGTCGGGCCGCCATGCCATTATGACAGCCTGAACTCCTTCACCTTCCGGTGCAGGGTCCGAAGGCCGATGCCGAGGAGCTTGGCCGCGTGCGTCTTGTTGCCGCCGGTCTTGGCGAGGGCGTCCCGGATAGCGTCTATTTCCAGCTCCGTGAGAGTCCGGGAAGCGGGCATGGGGATCGGCTCCGCGGAAGTGGGCGGGAGGACCGCCTGCGTCACCTCCGGCGGAAGGTCGCCGGGCTCGATCGTTTCCGCCTGTGAGATCAGCGTGGCGGTCTCGAGGGCGTTCCGGAGCTGGCGGACGTTCCCGGGCCACCGGTACGCGAGAAGCACCTTCAGCGCCGACGGGGAGAGCCGTTTGGGAGGGGCCCCGTCCTCCCTCTCCAGCACTTCGAGCAGGTGCTCGCACAGCTTCGGTATGTCCTCCCTGCGTTCCCGGAGCGCGGGGACGACGATGTGGAAGACGTTCAGCCGGTAGTAGAGATCCTCGCGGAACGTCTTCTCCTCCACCTTTCCCTTCAGGTCCTGGTTCGTCGCGGCGATGATGCGCACGTCGACCCGGATCACCTGGGAGCCGCCGACGCGCATCACCTCCTTCTGTTCGATGGCTCGCAGGAGCTTCGCCTGGATGGCGGGCGACACGTCCCCCACCTCGTCGAGGAACAGCGTCCCCCCTTCCGCGCTCTCGAGCTTGCCGGCGCGGGAAGCGGTCGCGCCGGTGAACGAACCTTTCTCGTACCCGAACAGCTCGGACTCGAGCAGCGTCTCCGGGATCGCCGCGCAGTTGAGCGGAAGGAACGGGCGCCCGTTCCGGGGGCTCAGCGCGTGGACGGCGCGGGCGACCAGCTCCTTCCCGGTCCCGCTCTCTCCGGTGATCAGCACGTTCATCCGGGTCGGGGCGACCAGCCGGATTCGGCGCACCACCTCCTCCATCGCGCGGGAGGCGCCGACGATCCCCTCGATCCCTTCCGGACGCCCCACCTCCTGCCGCAGACGCTGGATCTCCCGGTGCATCCCGCGTTCCTTGACCGCCTTGAAGACGGCGGCGCGAAGCCTCGGGATCTCGACGGGTTTCAGCAGGAAGTCCGACGCGCCGGAGCGGACCGCCTCCACGGCGCCCTCGACGGTGCCGTAGGCGGTGAGCACCACCACCGGGACGCCGGGGTGGGAATTCGCGACGTGGCGAAGCACCTCGAGCCCGGTCAACCCCGGCATCCGCAGGTCGGTGACGACCACGTCCCCGCCGTCCGCGGCGAGGCGGGCGAGCCCCTCGCGGGGATCGGCGAACGGGAGGACCTCGAACCCGTCGCGCCGCAGCGCCGCGGCGACGCTCTCCAGGCTGTCGGCGTCGTCGTCGAACACGAATACCCGCCCCTTCTCCTTCATCCGTCGCCTCCCGGCGGAAGCGCGAGCGGGAGCCGTCCCGGGAACATCGCCCGGAACTGCGCCTCGAACGGTAGGGAGACGGTAACCGCGGTCCCCTCCCCCTCCCGGCTGATCACCGAGATCGCCCCCCCGTGCTGCCGCACGATCTGGCGGACGATCGGGAGCCCCAGCCCGCTGCCGTTCTTGCGGGTGGTGAAGAAGAGGCGGAACAGCTGTCGGCGGTCCGCCTTCGGGATGCCGCGCCCGTTGTCCTGGATCCGCACATACGCCCGCCCCGCGCGCGATCCGGTGGTCACGCGGATCCTCCGTTCCTCCTTGTCCTGCGCCTCGACCGCGTTCAGCAGCAGGTTGAGGAGCGCCTGCTTCAGCTGCTGCTCGTCGGCCAGCAGCGGCAGGGGCGAAGGGTGGAACCGCGTCGCGAGGGCGATCCCCCGGTAGGAGAAATCGGCTTCCAGGAACGCCAGCGTCTCGCCGACGACCCGGTTGAGATCCACCGGGGTGATGTCCATCGCGGGGGGGCGAGCGAAGCGGAGGAACCCGGACAGCGTCTCGTTCAGCCGCTGCGTCACTTTGAGGTTGGTGCGCGCGAGGGAGAGGAGCTCGTCCTTCTGCGGGACCGGACCCGCGGGAAGCTCCGAGAGCATCTCCTCCAGGATCTGGCTGTTGATGTAGAGGGAATTCAGCGGGTTGCGGATCTCGTGGGCGAGCCCCGCCGCTACTACGCCCAGGTCGGCGACTTTCTTTCGGGTCCTCGTGGCCGGCACGAGGTCGATTCTACATCATAAATACTCGACGTGGAGCAGCGGGGCGGTCGCCGCCGCGCCGTCGTCCAGCTGGACGATTCCCGGCCCGGGGACGGCCGGGTCGAGGAGGAGCCGGAGCTGGAAGTCCGGCTGCAGCCTCTGCAGCGCCCGCTGGACCAGCGTGGTCACCTCGATCCGCACGGCCGGCCGCGGGGGAACCGCGTCCGACGGGAAGAAGTCGAAGATCGGCCGCGCGAGGACCGGGGGGAGGAACGGGGCCGGGGCCGTTCGGAAGAAGTCGGAGCCGATCAGCACGGGAGGCTGGAAGTCGACCAGCTCCACCAGGACGGGGACGGCGGCCCCGAACGGCACGGATCCGACGAACACCTCGATGTACGCGAGGCGGACGTCCGCCGTCGCGGGGATCGCGGTGATCGGGAAATCCAGGAACCCCCGGTATTCGATCCCCGCCCCGTCCACGCCCACCCGGACCGATCCGGTCGCGGTGGCGGGAAATATCGTCGGCTCCCCGGTCCCCGGGTCGATGACCGCGGAGATGTGGGCGTCGACCGCCTGGTCGCTCAACTGCTCGAAGACCGTCAGATCCGTGCCGCTTCCGCCTCCGCACCCGGCCAGGATCAGAACGAGAACGCCCACCAACCCGGGAACCAGGAATCTCCTCATCGACGGCACCTCCGCGCCCGAAACTCGCACTTCGTATATTGCTTTGACGCCCTCCGTGAAAAGGAAATTCACAATCCGGCGGGAAAAGGGCGCAGCAGCATACCCCGAAGGGATGACGCAGCGGGGGGGTTCCGAGGAAGCCCCCCGCGAGGAATCCCGCAGGGTGAGCGCCCCTGTTATAATCCAGGGAAATCCCGCTTTCGCACGAGATGAGGCGCGCGTTGGCCCGAACCCTTTCGCCGGAGGAACCCGACCGGTTCCCCTGGAAGAAATTGCTCCTGATCCTGATCGTCACCGGGTTCTTCGCGACCCTGGGCGCGGCCGCGGGAATCCTCCTGCTGGCGCAGTTCGGCGACTTCCCTTCCGTCGAATCCGCCAAGGCGTACCGCCCGAGCGTCACGTCGAGGATCTTCGACCGGAACAACCGCGTAGTCGGGGAGATCTACCTCGAGAAGCGGACGGTCGTCCCCTACAAATCGATCCCCCCGCACGTGGTGAACGCCTTCGTGGCCGCCGAGGACGCCAACTTCTTCCGGCACAAGGGAGTCGACTACTTCGCGATCTTCCGCGCGGTCCTCCGGGACATCCTCTCCGGCGGGTTCGCCCAGGGCGCCAGCACGATCACGCAGCAGACGGTCAAGTCCCTCTTCCTCACGCCCGAGAAGAGCATCGCGAGGAAGCTGAAGGAGATCATCCTCGCCTACCGGATCGAGGGGAAGCTGTCGAAGGAGGAGATCCTCTACCTCTACCTGAACCAGATCTACCTGGGCGACGGGGCGTACGGCGTCGAGGCGGCCGCGCAGTCGTACTTCTCCCGGGGCGTGTCCACGTTGACCCTGGCCGAGGGGGCGATGCTGGCGGGGCTCGCCCAGGCGCCCACCCGCTACTCGCCGAGGAACCACCTGGACAGGGCCAAGTCGCGGCAGCGGTACGTGCTGCGCAGGATGGCGGAGGTGAATTTCATCGGGAAGGAGGAAGCGGACAAGGCGTACAACGCGCGCCTGTCGTTCGCTCCGCCGTCGACCTTCCGCTCGAAGGCGGCGTACTTCCTCGAATACGTCCGCATCTACCTCCAGGAGAAGTACGGGGAGGAGACGGTCAACCGGAGCCAGTTCCGCATCTACACGACGATCGACGAGCGGCTGCAGGAGGCGGCGCACGACGCCTTGCAGGAAGGCGTGCGGCGGATGGAGGAGCGGAACCGGTACAAGGGGCTCCAGGGCGCGCTCCTGTGCCTGGACACCCGGACGGGAGGGGTCCTCGCGATGGTCGGCGGGGTCGATTTCGGCGCCTCGCAGTTCAACCGCGCGCTGCAGGCCAGGCGCCAGCCGGGCTCCGCCTTCAAGCCCGTCATCTACGCCGCCGCCGTCGACAAGGGAAAGACGGTCGTCTCGACCGCCGACGACTCCCCGATCGAGTTCGAGCGGAGCGAGACGGAGATGTGGAAGCCGAAGAATTACGACGGCACGTTCCTCGGCCCCATCCCGCTCCTCGAGGCGCTGGCCAAGTCGCGCAACCTGGCCACGGTCCGCCTGCTGAACGAGACCGGCGTCGACACGGCGATCCGGATGGCCAGGGACCTGGGGATCGAGTCTCCGATCGAGCGGAACCTGTCGATCGCCCTCGGGTCGTCGGGGATCACGCCGCTCGAGATGGTGAACGCGTACGCGACGTTCGCCAACGGCGGGCAGCGGGCGGCACCGTTCTTCATCCGGGAGGTCCAGGACGCGGACGGCAACGTCATCGAGCGGACCGACCCGAAGGTCGTCCCGGCGATCTCCCCGGAAACCGCCTACTTGACGGTCCGGCTCCTCCAGGAGGTCATCCGCACCGGGACGGCGACGTCCGCCAGGGGCCTATCGCAGAACCTGGCCGGGAAGACGGGGACCACGAACGAGAACACGGACGCCTGGTTCATCGGGGGATCGCCGGACCTGATGGCGGGGGTGTGGGTGGGGTTCGACACGCCGACGTCGCTGGGGGACCGGCAGTCGGCCGCCACGGTGGCGCTGCCGATCTGGATCCGCTTCGTCGGCCGGGCGCTCGCGTACTTCCCCGACCGCGAATTCCCGCCGCCGGCCGGGATCACCTTCGCGCGCGTGGACCCCGCGACGGGAAAGGCGGTCCCGTCCGGAAGCGCGGACGGGATGGTGCTCCCGTTCAAGCTCGGGACGGTGCCCGAAACCGCGGCCCCGGCCGGAAGACCGGCCTCCCCCCGGCGCGGCGCCTCCGACGACCTGCTGTAGACGCTACCCTTTTACCACGGCCATCGGCCGCAGCCGCGCCACCTTCCGGGCGATCCCCGCGAGATCGACCACGTCGACCACCGACCCGACGTCCTTGTACGCCTCGGGAATCTCCTCCGCGAGCGTCTTGCGCGATGCGCAGGCGACCAGCACCCCGCGCCGCTCCATCTCCGCGAACGCCGATCTTCCCTGCAGGCTCCGCTTCGCCTCCGTGCGGCTCATGCGGCGGCCGGCGCCGTGGCATGTGGACCCGAACGACTCCCGCATCGCCCCCGGAACCCCGGCGAGGACGTACGAACCCCTCCCCATGTCGCCCGGGATGAACACCGGCTGGCCGACTCCCGCGCAGGACGCGGGGAGCTCCGGGTGGCCCGGAGGGAAGGCGCGGGTCGCCCCTTTCCGGTGGACCAGCACCTCCCGCCGGCGACCGTCCACCTCGTGGTTCTCGAACTTTGCGTTGTTGTGCCCCACGTCGTACACGAGGCGGATCCCCGCGTCGGCCGGGCCGATCCGAAGGACTCGCAGCACCGCCTCCCGCACCTGGTGCGCCAGCAGCTGCCGGTTGGCGAAGGCGTAGTTCGCGGCGGCGGAAAGGGCGGAGAGGTACCGCTTCCCCTCCTCCGATCCGATCGGGGCGCAGGCGAGCTGCCGGTCCGGCACCCGGATCCCGAATCTGCGCATGCACGCCCCCATCGCGTCCAGGTGGTCGTCGCACACCTGGTACCCGAGCCCCCGCGAGCCGGAGTGGAGGAAGAAGACCGCCTGCCCGGGGAAAAGGCCGTAGGCCGATGCCGCCTCGGGGAAGAAGATCTCCTCCACCTCGTCGACCTCCAGGAAATGGTTCCCCGCCCCCAGAGTCCCCAACTGGTCGAGACCCCGCTTCTTCGCCGTCTCCGACACGGCGTCGGGATCGGCGCCCGAAAGCTTCCCGCCGCTTTCGGTCATGGCCACGTCGTCGGCCGTGGCGTACCCGCGGGAGAGCGCCCATCGCGACCCCTCCACGAGCGCCTTGTCCATCTCCTTGGCCGTGAGCCGGACGAAGCCGGTCGATCCCACGCCCGACGGGACCTCCCGATGGAGCGCGGCGACCAGCTCGGGGAGCCGGGGTTTGAGCGCCGCCGCCTCCAGGTCGGAACGCAGCAGCCGGACGCCGCAGTTGATGTCGTACCCGACGCCGCCCGGGGAGACGACGCCTTCCGACGGGTCCATCGCGGCCACGCCGCCGATCGGGAACCCGTACCCCCAGTGGATGTCCGGCATGCCGATGCTGCGGGAGAGGATCCCGGGGAGGTGCGCGACGTTCATCACCTGGCGCAGCGCCTGGTCGCGGACGATCTCCTCCATCATCCCGCGCGAGGCGAACACCAGGCCGGGGACGAGCATCCCGCCGTTCCGGGGGATCTCCCAGGAGGTTTCGGAAAGACGGGTTATGGGGATGTCCTCGAACCGCACCGCGCGGCCTCCTTCCCCGGCGGCGCCGCAGGGGCGGGCGGAACCGGGTCGGGTCAGACGTCCAGCAGGAAACGGGCGGTGAACCCTTTCGCCGTTTCACCGACGGCAAGTCCGTGCGCCGTGACCGCCTTGATCTCCCGCGCGATCGCGTGCCGCGCGGGGTCCATCGGTTCGCCCCGGACCTCCACTTCCACCGCCCCTGCCACCATCGTAGCACCGGCGTTCCGGACGAGGAACCGGTCGAGGGAAAAGAGCAGGAGCGCCTGCCGGAGGATCGACAGAAGCCGGTCTTCGGGACTCCCCCTCGCGGGGCGAAGCGTTCTCCGGATCGGGCGACGGACCTTCCCGCGGTCGGTCAGCAGGGAGAAGACCGCCTCGACGGACGCGGCGCAAAGCGACGGGAAGTCGGGGGCGCGGACCAGGACGAGCAGGTCCGCGGTGTGGGGAAGGAGGCGGTATGACTTTCGCGTCACGTCCCGTCCCGGAGCCGGTCGGCGAACACCTTCGGAAGCCCGGCGGCGATCACCTTCGACCGGGCCGTCTCGACGTCGTACGGGACCCGGACCCAGGCGACCTCGCCCGTGCCGGGATCGAACAGCAGGAACGACGCGTCGGGATTCCGGTCGCGGGGCTGCCCCACGCTTCCGGGGTTGAGGAGCGCCCGTTCCCCTTTCCCGAGTCGGAACGCGTCCGGGGGGATCGGCTCCACGACGCCGCTGCCGCGGCGGACGAAGCCGCCCGCCACGTGGGTGTGGCCGAAGAAGATGGGGCCGGCAACGACGGAGGCGAACAGGGAGGAAAGCTCGATCTCCGCCTGGTCCGCGGAGTAGATGTACCGGTCGGTGTCCCCCGGCGCTCCGTGCACCAGGAGCGCTCCCCCCTCGATCTCCCGCTGGACCGGAAGATTCGCCAGGTACTCCCGGCTCTCCGGGGAG contains:
- the dnaK gene encoding molecular chaperone DnaK, producing MAKIIGIDLGTTNSVVAVMEGSEPKVLINEEGGRLTPSVVGFGKDGQILVGQVAKRQAVLNPENTIFSIKRFMGRRYDEVGEETRLVPYKVVQGGNQDARVLAGGKEYTPQQVSAMVLGKLKKAAETYLGEEVKQAVITVPAYFNDSQRQATKDAGTIAGLEVLRIINEPTAAALAYGLDRKKNELIAVFDFGGGTFDISILEVGDNVVEVKSTNGDTHLGGDNLDQRLIEWIVSEFRKDQGIDLSKDRTALQRLREAAEKAKIELSSTMETEISLPFVTADATGPKHLQMKLSRAKFEQMVQDILDRTLKPCEVAVRDAGITVGKIDEVVLVGGSTRIPKVVEMVKAFFGKDPHQGVNPDEVVAAGAAVQAGVLGGQVKDLLLLDVTPLSLGIETLGGVMTRLIERNTTIPVRKSEVFTTASDSQPSVEIHVLQGEREMAGDNRTLGRFHLDGIPAAPRGVPQVEVTFDIDANGILHVNAKDKGTGKEQKITITASTGLDKNDIDKMVKEAEAHAAEDRKRKAGIEARNHLDSLVYNTEKTLRENKEKVPAETAAKVETAVAEAKEA
- a CDS encoding RtcB family protein; its protein translation is MLVPGLVFASRGMMEEIVRDQALRQVMNVAHLPGILSRSIGMPDIHWGYGFPIGGVAAMDPSEGVVSPGGVGYDINCGVRLLRSDLEAAALKPRLPELVAALHREVPSGVGSTGFVRLTAKEMDKALVEGSRWALSRGYATADDVAMTESGGKLSGADPDAVSETAKKRGLDQLGTLGAGNHFLEVDEVEEIFFPEAASAYGLFPGQAVFFLHSGSRGLGYQVCDDHLDAMGACMRRFGIRVPDRQLACAPIGSEEGKRYLSALSAAANYAFANRQLLAHQVREAVLRVLRIGPADAGIRLVYDVGHNNAKFENHEVDGRRREVLVHRKGATRAFPPGHPELPASCAGVGQPVFIPGDMGRGSYVLAGVPGAMRESFGSTCHGAGRRMSRTEAKRSLQGRSAFAEMERRGVLVACASRKTLAEEIPEAYKDVGSVVDVVDLAGIARKVARLRPMAVVKG
- a CDS encoding PBP1A family penicillin-binding protein — protein: MRRALARTLSPEEPDRFPWKKLLLILIVTGFFATLGAAAGILLLAQFGDFPSVESAKAYRPSVTSRIFDRNNRVVGEIYLEKRTVVPYKSIPPHVVNAFVAAEDANFFRHKGVDYFAIFRAVLRDILSGGFAQGASTITQQTVKSLFLTPEKSIARKLKEIILAYRIEGKLSKEEILYLYLNQIYLGDGAYGVEAAAQSYFSRGVSTLTLAEGAMLAGLAQAPTRYSPRNHLDRAKSRQRYVLRRMAEVNFIGKEEADKAYNARLSFAPPSTFRSKAAYFLEYVRIYLQEKYGEETVNRSQFRIYTTIDERLQEAAHDALQEGVRRMEERNRYKGLQGALLCLDTRTGGVLAMVGGVDFGASQFNRALQARRQPGSAFKPVIYAAAVDKGKTVVSTADDSPIEFERSETEMWKPKNYDGTFLGPIPLLEALAKSRNLATVRLLNETGVDTAIRMARDLGIESPIERNLSIALGSSGITPLEMVNAYATFANGGQRAAPFFIREVQDADGNVIERTDPKVVPAISPETAYLTVRLLQEVIRTGTATSARGLSQNLAGKTGTTNENTDAWFIGGSPDLMAGVWVGFDTPTSLGDRQSAATVALPIWIRFVGRALAYFPDREFPPPAGITFARVDPATGKAVPSGSADGMVLPFKLGTVPETAAPAGRPASPRRGASDDLL
- a CDS encoding GHKL domain-containing protein — encoded protein: MPATRTRKKVADLGVVAAGLAHEIRNPLNSLYINSQILEEMLSELPAGPVPQKDELLSLARTNLKVTQRLNETLSGFLRFARPPAMDITPVDLNRVVGETLAFLEADFSYRGIALATRFHPSPLPLLADEQQLKQALLNLLLNAVEAQDKEERRIRVTTGSRAGRAYVRIQDNGRGIPKADRRQLFRLFFTTRKNGSGLGLPIVRQIVRQHGGAISVISREGEGTAVTVSLPFEAQFRAMFPGRLPLALPPGGDG
- a CDS encoding metallophosphoesterase family protein, which encodes MRIAVLSDIHANGDALAAVRAELARRAPDRVYHLGDLAGYNAEPEACVRWAMESTAGGVAGNHDAVACGRSGGRNFHAAARVAALWSRDRISPESREYLANLPVQREIEGGALLVHGAPGDTDRYIYSADQAEIELSSLFASVVAGPIFFGHTHVAGGFVRRGSGVVEPIPPDAFRLGKGERALLNPGSVGQPRDRNPDASFLLFDPGTGEVAWVRVPYDVETARSKVIAAGLPKVFADRLRDGT
- a CDS encoding archease; its protein translation is MTRKSYRLLPHTADLLVLVRAPDFPSLCAASVEAVFSLLTDRGKVRRPIRRTLRPARGSPEDRLLSILRQALLLFSLDRFLVRNAGATMVAGAVEVEVRGEPMDPARHAIAREIKAVTAHGLAVGETAKGFTARFLLDV
- a CDS encoding sigma-54-dependent Fis family transcriptional regulator, which encodes MKEKGRVFVFDDDADSLESVAAALRRDGFEVLPFADPREGLARLAADGGDVVVTDLRMPGLTGLEVLRHVANSHPGVPVVVLTAYGTVEGAVEAVRSGASDFLLKPVEIPRLRAAVFKAVKERGMHREIQRLRQEVGRPEGIEGIVGASRAMEEVVRRIRLVAPTRMNVLITGESGTGKELVARAVHALSPRNGRPFLPLNCAAIPETLLESELFGYEKGSFTGATASRAGKLESAEGGTLFLDEVGDVSPAIQAKLLRAIEQKEVMRVGGSQVIRVDVRIIAATNQDLKGKVEEKTFREDLYYRLNVFHIVVPALRERREDIPKLCEHLLEVLEREDGAPPKRLSPSALKVLLAYRWPGNVRQLRNALETATLISQAETIEPGDLPPEVTQAVLPPTSAEPIPMPASRTLTELEIDAIRDALAKTGGNKTHAAKLLGIGLRTLHRKVKEFRLS